The following nucleotide sequence is from Pararge aegeria chromosome 13, ilParAegt1.1, whole genome shotgun sequence.
tatttaattattgccaGATTATTAGTATACAAGGTGTAGccacaataaacaatatttttgtcaaatttattacATGGTTATAGTCTAGCAATATACATaatcgtaatattttaaattttaatgtcattattattaacatgcgcagagggtacattgccgaggatctgtttggtgttaagtatacggattgaagttattgtaaattacaccatacagattctcctgttgttcgcggagtatagcaaattaagcttaattttcataatatattatggattttcgcaatgtaacacctgcttctaacCGATATCATTATTACCAAATTATAcgtcattattaaattttaattcaaagaaTTCTTTCatgtcataaaaattgtaccatttaaataggtaagttttaaattacaaCAACAACTACCTGGTAACAATGGACCTGCcaaaatctttattattaactagctgatGCCCTCGTTcccgtggattaaggttttattcccgcgggaactctcgtattttccgggataaaaggtagcctatgttcttttccacgtcaaaggctacatggatgccaaatttcatccaagcCGTTCAGCCTTTTTTTGCATGatcgagtaacaaacatctaaactttcacatttacatattagtaggattacattcatattaatattataaacgcaaaTGTCTCATTTtctatgcaacgtgtaaatgaaaaccgtaataatacttcagcacggctagcgtggacaggagacaattatctccccggggaaagaatgaaaatttaacttatcccacagctttatcgacTTTCAGAGCAGTGGCGTACAGTGTGAATGGAATGTTAGTTTATTTTCACAAGtgatatgtttgtttgtttgttacatatgtTTCGCTCAACCGtagaaccgatcttgatgaaaataatattaataatttcgaAGTAAAattcagtaaatttatataagaATTGTAATAATCTTGCAACTGCCTCCCACTTATAACCAACGCGCCAGAGAGGTCTTTAAAGACTTACCTCATTAGTTCGAACTCCCCGTCAGGTGGTATGAAAGAGATGGAATGCTCCGTCTCGAACTTGCTGAGTTTCACGCACTGGTGGAACTGGCAGTCGTCGATCACCACCACGGGCTTGCCCGATCTGGCGGGATCGCTGTCCGTGTTGCCAGATATGCCACCTGTGGGGCCAATAGTACGCAAATTGCAATTAGACAATGTGTATTATAAAACTGTAGCTTCAAAGAAACTTACATATAATACTTGGCAGGGAAACGGAAGTTTTTAAGGCATTCCAGATCTCTGCGGTGCATAAGTGACCGTGAGATAtcaacttttttctttatataattgtttttgaCATCAGAAGTGAGATAGGTAATGTTACTGCATGTTAATAGACTACGGTGCAGTTCGGTTCCCGGGTTAGTCCCAAAAATTACAAAGCATTGGGTTCTTCTTTAGAAATACTCAGTACCAGCTCggagttaggttaggttaggttaggttgacCACCACTAGTCAGCGCGACCACTGGAGAGCATGTAAGGAtgtcaggttttttttaaaccagaaGTGGGGCATTAATAGCCTGAAATTGAAAATCCGACTTTTGATTGGAagtatcagaagtgggattttcAATTTATTCTTAGTAGATACTTACCATTCCCTTTCCCCTTGGCCTCCATGACAATCTTGTCGTTGATGCCGAATTTGCACTCCGGCATACCCGACAGGTATGACTTCATCACCACCTTGCCGGCAACGTGAGCTGATAACACTTGTCCTGGGAAaacacattatattattttaataataaacaccaGCAAACTCTCcgccttgtagttcctatcattcctatcaaaaaaaaaaaaaaaaattctacttctttatttttatttcatacaaaaaatttaaaaatcatataatttctgcaaagtgacattacactgaaaccaaatacatgtgtTTCGACAACGTCACGAAGTTGGGTTAGTACCCACACTATAGAGTCGATGTTGCCGATTTTATATTAACAGTGTACTGACAAGTAGAGTatcatgtaaaatattgaataattcaTATTTCACTATCAAGATTGAAacaattgtaattaatttaaataattctctCATCATTAGAAAGCTACTTTATCCAGAAATATGGTATTTTTACACCAAGCCCGAACAAACAACCGATCTTTGGCAAACACGGATGTAACTTCAGAGAATAATGTTGTTTTAAGTCATTTAACCCACCTTGAGGCGACATCAGTAAGTTGACATACTCCAGTACGTCAAGGAACAATTCGTTACGTCTATACTTTATGCCTTCTCGACGCCAACCGATTTGTCCGGTAACCTACAAATAAAAgaccctttttattttatccagACTTCATTACCAATAGCTTTAGGTTAAACCTTAAGGCTTTAggtacaggcacttatgaagcgttcatacatttaacatgtcagcactaatgttaggtgatggtgataaccgcattcgttaacttaaaactaaagctacgatggttccaaacgcgaactggtctaagagcccacaacaaacttaggtaGGTTTTATTCCATTCGCTGACCAAGCCACAAAAAGAATTGccatagaaaaagaaaaagaagtttTTGTCGCTGACTTCGATTAATACAATACAGACAATAAGTGTTGAAGTGGTACTAAGCTATAATTTAAGATCAGTTCAGGCGTTTGAAGATCATCAACTCACTATATgtgtttagacggccgattagcgcagtgggcagcggccctgctttctgagccaaggccgtgggtttgattcccacaactggacgatgtttgtgtgatgaacatgaatgatttttagggtctgggtgtttatctatatgttataagtatttacgtatattattcatataattatattcatcagttatcttagcacccataacgcaagctacgcttactttggggctagatggcgatgtgtgtattgtcgtagtatatttatttatttatttatttatcatctttTACAagtctaattaattttaaaatttggtataacAGAATTTTATCGGTGTTTCCAAGACATGGTAACCTTATCTGATGCTGCAACATCTAGTAGTCTGAATACCCAATTCCTTAGAAACTTACAAGGGATATATCATGTATGTGCTGATTAAAATTGTCTATATttggccaccaaattgtactctcttgctctatgtttatatctgtgtaactactttttttttatttggtgtacaataaaagtgtattaattcgtTAATTATCACGTATGTATCACCTGTGAGGTAATTTGCGCCTGCTCCTCCTTGGAAGCTGACTTGATGCCTTGCTGGGTGATGAATGTCTTTAATACACCCGTATCTGAGTTTTGTGGGTAGCCGAAGTCCAGGATCTCTGAAAGTGGAGTATTCAATAGCTGAATTTGGTTGGGTTTTAACCATGCCATGAGTTTCTGAACGATTGAAAGTGGAGTATTCAATAGCTGAATTTGGTTGGATTTTAACCATGCCATGAGTTTCTGAACGATTGAAAGTGGAGTATTCAATAGCTGAATTTGGTTGGGTTTTATCCATGCCATGAGTTTCTGAACGATTGAAAGTGGAGTATTCAACAGCTGAATTTGGTTGGGTTTTAACCATGCCATGAGTTTCTGAACGATTGAAAGTGGAGTATTCAATAGCTGAATTTGGTTGGGTTCTAACCATGCCATGAGTTTCTGAACGATTCATCATCCCAAGCCAACTAAAATCCTACAACTGAGCACAAGCCAGCTGTCTCATTCATAGGCAAGGATTTAAAGctcaaaaattaaagtaaagtcAGTTTTCATGTGAGAAGTGTTATTTGAAGTGCCTGGCGCATTGGCAATGAATGGTGTACACACAGTTTACTAACATAAAAGtacatttcaaattatttagcAGTTGCTTTTAAACAAAGTTCATGAACTGACTCTAATATTAAGTACACATGTTTTTTAATGGGTTAGATTCATAATTAGATAGTTTGGGAGAATGTATGTGCCTAATTACCATCAAGCAATTCATAGATGAGTACAAAGTTATTCTTGATGTTCTCTTCGGAGATCTTGCCGAAGTATGACTGCATCACATCAATGATCTTGAGCAGGAACTCAAACACCATGGCTGCGTTCACATTCTGCTTGGTCACAGCAGCTAGCCAGATGTTTGCTCGCTGTGAAATAAAGCAatcatttaatatcattataattaagCTATTAATGAGAATCTGTTGTAGCAAAATTAGGCTTGGTGACTTTCTAAATGATGACGCTGGTGTGGTCGCGTACGATGGGCATCATAAGATAGTTCAGTCAGCAGGCGATGGACAGCTATCCTAGGATCAAATGAGAAATGGatatctgtagaagaactaaTCCCCGACATAGCGATTCTtaaaactgaagtggcaatgggcggggcacttAGCAAATGCTCGTTAGCTGTGCAAGTGCCTGGTAAAACGATACGAACATGCAGGGGAAGATTTCCACTATTTTTACTCGATTCGTTACGTACGCACTATGCTCGAAATGTTCCAACAATTCGCGCGCTCTCGTTTCTTAACaatatgattgctcagcaccaacaaattgacatatttaatataagtttagctaggttcctaaattatattcagacaaattaactaataattttgtaatgtacatctgtaactgacttattatacgttttggctaactgtaagtatactaaggatataaataaacaaataaatagcaCAAAAAATCGATGGACGGTTtaggtcttaaggtgctggaatggcgaccccgcaccggcaAACGCAGCGTAAGTCTGCCCCAAACGAGTGGACAGACATCAG
It contains:
- the LOC120628718 gene encoding AP-2 complex subunit mu isoform X2, which codes for MIGGLFVYNHKGEVLISRVYRDDIGRNAVDAFRVNVIHARQQVRSPVTNIARTSFFHIKRANIWLAAVTKQNVNAAMVFEFLLKIIDVMQSYFGKISEENIKNNFVLIYELLDEILDFGYPQNSDTGVLKTFITQQGIKSASKEEQAQITSQVTGQIGWRREGIKYRRNELFLDVLEYVNLLMSPQGQVLSAHVAGKVVMKSYLSGMPECKFGINDKIVMEAKGKGNGGISGNTDSDPARSGKPVVVIDDCQFHQCVKLSKFETEHSISFIPPDGEFELMRYRTTKDISLPFRVIPLVREVGRTKMEVKVVLKSNFKPSLLGQKIEVKIPTPLNTSGVQLICLKGKAKYKASENAIVWKIKRMAGMKETQLSAEIELLETDTKKKWTRPPISMGFEVPFAPSGFKVRYLKVFEPKLNYSDHDVIKWVRYIGRSGLYETRC
- the LOC120628718 gene encoding AP-2 complex subunit mu isoform X1, with product MIGGLFVYNHKGEVLISRVYRDDIGRNAVDAFRVNVIHARQQVRSPVTNIARTSFFHIKRANIWLAAVTKQNVNAAMVFEFLLKIIDVMQSYFGKISEENIKNNFVLIYELLDEILDFGYPQNSDTGVLKTFITQQGIKSASKEEQAQITSQVTGQIGWRREGIKYRRNELFLDVLEYVNLLMSPQGQVLSAHVAGKVVMKSYLSGMPECKFGINDKIVMEAKGKGNGPTGGISGNTDSDPARSGKPVVVIDDCQFHQCVKLSKFETEHSISFIPPDGEFELMRYRTTKDISLPFRVIPLVREVGRTKMEVKVVLKSNFKPSLLGQKIEVKIPTPLNTSGVQLICLKGKAKYKASENAIVWKIKRMAGMKETQLSAEIELLETDTKKKWTRPPISMGFEVPFAPSGFKVRYLKVFEPKLNYSDHDVIKWVRYIGRSGLYETRC